The following are encoded together in the Streptomyces rapamycinicus NRRL 5491 genome:
- a CDS encoding sensor histidine kinase gives MSAQLRDPSGSLTRQSLMVAGFCLLADTLSFFYEGSHVYPPVSYWCLLAGIALVDAALASSARLSGVVALAQAALAVAGALVLPGGSPPPDLNDAGMLIAAYRAGAWLNGRPAVLALLYLAAGSIGARTLGCTTDLTEWRSILLSTVKGTLLAWLVGRYTTARGAHIAELEQRAVREREMARQDLANAIAEDRSAIARDLHDVIAHHVSAIGVHAGAARLGLSAKEVSPVSTALTAVETSSRAALLDLRRLLDFLHDSPAEGARQPGLRDLDQLIQVVSAAGLETNVSVRGTRQELEGSLDIAVYRVVQEMLTNALRHGDGHVDITLRYGTSRITVTAVNPIAASGRLVADSPHRGLEGISSRVGMFNGFVSYGPVHGGADWKISATLSMDGT, from the coding sequence TTGTCCGCTCAGCTTCGGGACCCGAGTGGGTCCCTGACCCGGCAGTCCCTCATGGTGGCGGGCTTCTGCCTGCTCGCGGACACGCTCAGCTTCTTCTACGAGGGCTCGCATGTGTATCCCCCCGTGTCCTACTGGTGCCTGCTGGCGGGGATCGCCCTGGTGGACGCGGCACTCGCGAGTTCGGCCCGGCTTTCGGGAGTCGTCGCTCTCGCCCAGGCGGCACTGGCCGTGGCCGGTGCGCTGGTACTGCCCGGCGGCAGCCCACCGCCGGACTTGAACGACGCCGGAATGCTCATCGCGGCCTATCGGGCCGGAGCCTGGCTGAACGGCCGACCCGCCGTTCTGGCTCTCCTCTACCTGGCCGCGGGATCCATCGGGGCCAGGACACTCGGTTGCACCACCGATCTCACCGAATGGCGCTCCATTCTGCTGAGCACGGTGAAAGGGACCCTCCTCGCCTGGCTGGTCGGCCGCTACACCACCGCCCGGGGCGCTCACATCGCCGAACTGGAACAGCGGGCCGTCCGGGAGCGGGAGATGGCCCGGCAAGATCTCGCGAATGCCATCGCCGAGGACCGCAGTGCCATCGCCCGGGACCTCCACGACGTCATCGCCCACCATGTGAGCGCCATCGGAGTGCATGCCGGAGCCGCCCGGTTGGGGCTGTCCGCCAAGGAGGTGTCGCCGGTGTCGACCGCGCTCACGGCGGTGGAGACCTCCAGCCGAGCGGCCCTCCTCGACCTGCGCCGGCTGCTGGATTTCCTGCACGACAGCCCCGCCGAGGGCGCACGGCAACCGGGCCTGCGCGACCTCGACCAACTCATCCAGGTCGTGTCCGCGGCCGGCCTCGAGACGAACGTCAGCGTCCGGGGCACCCGGCAGGAACTGGAAGGTTCCCTGGACATCGCCGTCTATCGTGTGGTGCAGGAGATGCTGACCAACGCCCTGCGCCACGGCGACGGCCACGTGGACATCACCCTGCGCTACGGCACTTCGCGGATCACGGTCACCGCGGTCAACCCGATCGCCGCCTCGGGGCGGCTCGTGGCGGATTCTCCACACCGGGGCCTCGAAGGCATCAGCAGCCGAGTCGGCATGTTCAATGGCTTCGTCTCGTACGGACCGGTACACGGCGGCGCCGACTGGAAGATATCCGCCACCCTCTCCATGGACGGCACATGA
- a CDS encoding nuclear transport factor 2 family protein produces the protein MNDEQLIADLHSRWVFGWERDEGDAPFDFRHTFGEFYDFGSPDVRLYDDFDPEQRVATTATGYGSIWEPVFHDMVSAHHAVDDGPHVIAGHDLAASTLTFVARITRPDVTTDIRTTTSLVWHRTPDGWRIVREHNSAKVLPAGELDGMLPAHEAP, from the coding sequence ATGAACGATGAACAGTTGATCGCGGACCTGCACAGCCGGTGGGTGTTCGGCTGGGAGCGCGACGAGGGAGACGCACCGTTCGACTTCCGGCACACCTTCGGCGAGTTCTACGACTTCGGCTCCCCGGACGTCCGACTCTACGACGACTTCGACCCTGAGCAGCGTGTGGCGACGACGGCCACCGGGTACGGCTCGATCTGGGAGCCCGTCTTTCACGACATGGTCTCCGCGCACCATGCCGTCGACGACGGCCCGCACGTCATCGCCGGTCACGATCTGGCCGCGTCCACCCTGACATTCGTGGCGCGGATCACCAGACCCGACGTCACCACGGATATTCGCACCACGACCTCGCTGGTCTGGCACCGAACGCCGGACGGCTGGCGGATCGTCCGCGAACACAACTCGGCCAAGGTTCTGCCCGCGGGGGAACTCGACGGCATGCTGCCGGCGCACGAGGCTCCCTGA
- a CDS encoding FAD-dependent oxidoreductase, with protein MTTHVTIIGAGLGGLTLARVLHVHGIPATIYEAEASPTARSQGGMLDIHDYNGQLAVRAADLMEEFHGIVLEGRQAVRGLDRLGNVVIDEPDDGTGGRPEVQRGELRQMLLDSLPAGTVRWGHKVSGVRALGEGRHEVAFADGGTVVTSLLVGADGAWSRVRPVLSPAVPGYAGASFVETYLFDADTRHPAAAKAVGGGSMFAGDQGKRQIGAQREKGGTLHVYAMLSEPLEWFDGIDFADPAAAAARIARAFDGWAPELTALITESDTAPVLRPLYSLPVGHRWDRVPGATLVGDAAHLIPPNGEGANLAMLDGAELGEALAAHPGDIETALSAYEQAMFPRGAEQLPTAEDPDHPTLEDVINFFARDERAS; from the coding sequence ATGACCACTCACGTCACGATCATCGGCGCCGGACTCGGCGGACTCACGCTCGCCCGCGTCCTGCACGTCCACGGCATCCCGGCCACCATCTACGAGGCGGAGGCCTCGCCGACGGCGCGTTCGCAGGGCGGGATGCTCGACATCCACGACTACAACGGCCAACTGGCGGTGCGCGCCGCCGACCTGATGGAGGAGTTCCACGGCATCGTCCTGGAGGGCCGCCAGGCGGTACGAGGCCTCGACCGGTTGGGAAACGTCGTCATCGACGAACCCGACGACGGTACGGGCGGACGCCCCGAGGTGCAGCGCGGCGAGTTGCGGCAGATGCTGCTCGACTCGCTCCCGGCGGGCACCGTCCGGTGGGGGCACAAGGTCAGCGGGGTGCGTGCCCTCGGCGAGGGCCGCCATGAGGTGGCCTTCGCCGACGGCGGCACCGTCGTCACGAGCCTGCTGGTCGGCGCGGACGGCGCGTGGTCCCGGGTCCGGCCGGTGCTCTCCCCCGCCGTCCCCGGGTACGCGGGTGCGTCGTTCGTAGAGACCTATCTGTTCGACGCCGACACGCGGCACCCCGCTGCCGCGAAGGCGGTCGGTGGCGGGTCGATGTTCGCGGGCGATCAGGGCAAGCGGCAGATCGGGGCTCAACGGGAGAAGGGCGGGACCCTTCACGTCTACGCGATGCTGTCCGAGCCGCTGGAGTGGTTCGACGGTATCGACTTCGCCGATCCCGCGGCGGCCGCCGCGCGGATCGCGCGGGCGTTCGACGGCTGGGCGCCGGAGCTCACCGCCCTGATCACCGAAAGCGACACCGCACCGGTCCTGCGCCCGCTCTACTCGCTGCCGGTCGGGCACCGGTGGGACCGGGTGCCGGGGGCGACCCTGGTCGGCGACGCCGCCCACCTCATACCGCCGAACGGCGAGGGCGCCAACCTGGCCATGCTGGACGGCGCCGAACTCGGTGAGGCCCTCGCCGCGCACCCCGGCGACATCGAGACCGCGCTCTCCGCATACGAACAAGCGATGTTCCCCCGCGGTGCCGAGCAACTCCCGACGGCCGAAGACCCTGACCATCCCACGCTGGAGGACGTGATCAACTTCTTTGCCCGGGACGAGCGGGCCTCCTGA
- a CDS encoding FixH family protein has protein sequence MSARTASRTPMARFLYGVAAALLTVSLAMVATGFLPSWTDDGISLTGGGATDEVTLTVARPRTGATNVGIRLTPRRGGRSGPPPTITVQAVMPTHGHATPAARAQAHGPGSYSTAVHLMMPGRWTFHVSVDYGTRRDQFDFPLAISG, from the coding sequence GTGAGCGCCCGCACCGCCTCCCGCACCCCCATGGCCCGGTTTCTGTACGGAGTCGCCGCGGCGCTGCTGACGGTGTCCCTCGCCATGGTGGCCACCGGATTCCTTCCGTCCTGGACGGACGATGGCATCTCGCTGACCGGGGGCGGTGCCACCGACGAAGTGACACTGACGGTGGCCCGGCCCCGCACCGGCGCCACGAATGTCGGCATCCGCCTCACCCCGCGCCGCGGAGGGCGAAGCGGACCACCGCCCACCATCACCGTGCAGGCCGTCATGCCCACTCATGGCCACGCGACGCCCGCGGCACGCGCACAGGCACACGGCCCCGGCAGTTACTCCACAGCCGTCCACTTGATGATGCCGGGGCGCTGGACCTTCCACGTCAGCGTCGACTACGGCACACGGCGCGACCAGTTCGACTTCCCTCTGGCGATCTCCGGCTGA